One window from the genome of Enterococcus haemoperoxidus ATCC BAA-382 encodes:
- the purN gene encoding phosphoribosylglycinamide formyltransferase yields MKLAIFASGNGSNFQAIAEAVEEGEISAEIALLFCDKKDAYVVQRARSMQIPVISFSPKDFESKAMYEAEILHLLEEEQIDLVVLAGYMRIVGPTLLEVFSNRMINIHPSLLPQFPGLSGIRDAFYANVSETGVTIHYVDDGVDTGPIIAQAKVVIEDTDTLDSLEEKIHNVEHKLFPSTLAKLIKTLQGESRS; encoded by the coding sequence ATGAAATTAGCGATATTTGCCTCAGGGAATGGTAGTAATTTTCAAGCGATTGCCGAAGCTGTCGAAGAGGGGGAAATTAGTGCGGAAATTGCTTTATTATTTTGTGATAAAAAAGATGCCTATGTCGTTCAGCGAGCTAGATCAATGCAGATTCCAGTTATTTCATTTTCACCAAAAGACTTTGAATCAAAAGCAATGTATGAAGCGGAAATCCTTCATTTACTTGAAGAAGAGCAAATCGATTTGGTGGTTTTAGCTGGCTATATGAGGATTGTCGGACCGACTTTATTAGAGGTATTTTCAAATCGGATGATCAATATCCATCCATCGTTGTTGCCGCAGTTTCCAGGTTTGTCTGGGATTCGAGACGCTTTTTACGCGAATGTATCAGAAACAGGTGTAACGATTCATTACGTAGATGATGGTGTGGATACTGGCCCAATCATTGCTCAAGCCAAAGTAGTGATTGAAGACACAGACACACTTGATTCTTTAGAAGAAAAAATCCATAATGTTGAGCATAAACTATTTCCAAGTACCTTAGCGAAACTTATTAAAACACTACAGGGAGAGAGCCGTTCATGA
- the purM gene encoding phosphoribosylformylglycinamidine cyclo-ligase yields the protein MVNAYAKAGVDVEAGYEVVERIKKHVKRTERIGVMGALGGFGGCFDLSKVEVKEPILISGTDGVGTKLMIAIQENKHDTIGIDCVAMCVNDIVAQGAEPLYFLDYIATGKNRPVRLEQVVSGVADGCLQAGVALIGGETAEMPGMYGENDYDLAGFAVGIAEKSQLVTGENSREGDVLLGLPSSGIHSNGYSLVRKIFFETHQLTGETVIPELNEKQLGEELLTPTKIYVKALLPLIKQELVNGIAHITGGGFVENIPRMLPEKLAAEIHLGSWPRLPIFTTIEKYGQISAMEMYEIFNMGIGMVLAISPEKIDDVRTILSELNESSYIIGKITAKDKQAVVFKEV from the coding sequence ATGGTAAATGCCTATGCAAAAGCAGGCGTTGATGTGGAAGCCGGTTATGAAGTGGTGGAAAGAATCAAAAAGCACGTTAAAAGAACCGAACGCATCGGTGTAATGGGAGCGCTTGGTGGTTTTGGCGGTTGTTTTGATTTAAGTAAGGTGGAAGTGAAGGAACCTATCTTGATTTCGGGAACAGATGGCGTGGGAACAAAATTAATGATTGCGATTCAGGAAAATAAACATGATACGATTGGGATCGATTGTGTTGCAATGTGTGTGAATGATATTGTTGCTCAAGGTGCAGAGCCACTTTATTTTCTAGATTATATCGCCACAGGGAAAAATAGACCAGTGCGCTTAGAACAAGTCGTTTCTGGTGTAGCTGATGGTTGTCTTCAAGCAGGTGTGGCACTTATTGGCGGTGAAACTGCTGAAATGCCTGGTATGTATGGCGAAAATGATTATGATTTAGCAGGATTTGCTGTAGGGATTGCTGAAAAAAGTCAATTAGTTACTGGAGAGAATAGTAGAGAAGGAGACGTTCTTCTTGGCTTGCCGTCTAGCGGGATTCATTCAAATGGTTATTCCCTTGTGCGTAAGATCTTCTTTGAAACACATCAACTTACAGGAGAAACTGTCATTCCTGAGCTAAATGAAAAACAATTAGGTGAGGAACTTTTAACGCCAACTAAAATCTATGTAAAGGCATTACTACCACTAATAAAACAGGAATTAGTGAACGGGATTGCGCATATTACAGGTGGTGGATTTGTAGAAAATATTCCTAGAATGCTTCCAGAAAAGTTAGCAGCAGAAATACATCTTGGCAGCTGGCCAAGGCTACCGATTTTTACAACAATAGAAAAATATGGGCAGATTTCAGCAATGGAGATGTATGAGATTTTTAATATGGGTATCGGGATGGTTTTAGCGATTTCACCAGAAAAAATCGATGATGTTCGAACCATTTTAAGTGAACTAAATGAATCGAGTTATATTATCGGAAAAATTACTGCAAAAGATAAGCAAGCTGTCGTCTTTAAAGAGGTGTGA
- the purF gene encoding amidophosphoribosyltransferase has protein sequence MSYEVKSLNEECGIFGIWGHPDAARVTYFGLHSLQHRGQEGAGIVSNKDGNLNGHRGLGLLSEVFNDDRSLTSLNGDAAIGHVRYATAGNGSVDNIQPFLFKFYDGACGLAHNGNLTNAKSLRKELEQDGAIFHSNSDTEILMHLIRRSKQPTFIDQLKESLRTVKGGFAYLLMTETSMIAALDPNAFRPLSIGQMKNGAYVIASETCALEVIGAVFVRDVGPGEMIIINDTGYTIESYTENTQFSICSMEYIYFARPDSNIAGVNVHTARKNMGKRLAQEAPIEADMVVGVPNSSLSAASGYAEESGIPYEMGLVKNQYIARTFIQPTQELREQGVRMKLSAVRGVVEGKRVIMVDDSIVRGTTSRRIVKLLKDAGAKEVHVRIASPPLRFPCFYGIDIQTRKELIAANHSVLEIKNLIAADSLCFLSEQGLIDSIGLNYDAPYSGLCMAYFNGDYPTPLYDYEEQYQVSLKEKIIFN, from the coding sequence ATGTCTTATGAAGTGAAAAGTTTAAACGAAGAGTGTGGTATTTTTGGTATTTGGGGACATCCGGATGCTGCTCGAGTAACCTACTTTGGTTTGCATAGTTTACAACATCGTGGGCAAGAAGGTGCTGGGATTGTTTCTAATAAAGACGGAAATTTAAATGGACATAGAGGATTAGGATTGCTTTCAGAAGTGTTTAATGATGATCGTTCTCTAACGTCATTAAATGGAGATGCTGCAATTGGACATGTTCGATATGCTACTGCTGGTAACGGAAGTGTAGATAATATTCAACCGTTTTTATTCAAGTTTTATGATGGCGCGTGTGGTTTGGCTCATAATGGTAATTTAACGAATGCTAAAAGTTTGCGAAAAGAATTAGAACAAGATGGCGCAATTTTTCACTCTAATTCTGACACTGAAATTTTGATGCATTTGATTCGTCGCAGTAAGCAACCAACATTTATTGATCAACTAAAAGAAAGTTTACGGACGGTCAAAGGAGGCTTCGCCTATCTTTTAATGACTGAAACGTCAATGATCGCAGCACTTGATCCTAATGCGTTTCGCCCATTATCTATTGGTCAAATGAAAAATGGAGCCTATGTAATTGCCAGTGAAACATGTGCACTAGAAGTGATTGGAGCTGTTTTTGTTCGTGATGTGGGTCCAGGAGAAATGATCATTATTAATGATACTGGTTATACAATTGAAAGTTATACTGAAAATACACAATTTTCGATTTGTTCAATGGAATATATTTATTTTGCCCGTCCGGATTCAAATATAGCCGGAGTAAACGTGCACACAGCTCGTAAAAATATGGGGAAACGTTTGGCACAAGAAGCACCAATTGAGGCAGATATGGTCGTCGGTGTTCCTAACTCTTCCCTTTCAGCGGCTAGCGGTTATGCTGAAGAGAGCGGTATTCCTTATGAAATGGGCTTAGTAAAAAATCAATATATCGCTCGAACATTTATTCAACCTACACAAGAATTAAGAGAACAAGGCGTTAGAATGAAACTTTCAGCTGTTCGAGGTGTGGTTGAGGGCAAACGAGTAATCATGGTAGATGACTCGATTGTTAGGGGAACGACAAGTCGTCGGATCGTGAAGTTGCTGAAAGATGCTGGTGCTAAAGAAGTACATGTACGGATTGCTTCTCCACCGCTAAGGTTTCCTTGTTTTTACGGAATAGATATTCAAACAAGAAAAGAGTTGATTGCTGCAAATCACTCTGTTTTAGAGATCAAGAATCTAATTGCTGCGGACTCATTATGTTTTTTAAGTGAGCAAGGATTGATCGATTCAATTGGATTGAATTATGATGCACCATATTCGGGACTTTGTATGGCATATTTCAATGGTGATTATCCAACGCCTTTATATGATTATGAAGAGCAGTATCAAGTGTCGTTGAAAGAGAAAATCATCTTTAACTAA